The Apostichopus japonicus isolate 1M-3 chromosome 6, ASM3797524v1, whole genome shotgun sequence genome contains a region encoding:
- the LOC139969244 gene encoding uncharacterized protein, which yields MEQNSVIMRQGDISSCMHSSTNLNNNNNNNNNNNNSEKTTVPPCARVAPNNHEDVRHTTSDFLDIRNVVRSEVKSKQTTSKLEADHDSCCGMKRKRYARSRCRNRSPSCVQRLRRHRRMKANDRERNRMHSLNEALDGLREVLPKFPDETKLTKIETLRFAHNYIWALTEMLKMVDDQQQTCTLASEVTSPVANNPACLVNSSLPLSAHGLHIPPTPPTTVAVVTPPHRASCQQMAATFATPPFWKSTELENLTYSHRKAFGFDQRPLLAQHFAGSSCLYSSKSSFY from the coding sequence ATGGAGCAAAACTCAGTAATAATGAGACAAGGAGACATCTCATCATGTATGCACTCATCAACCAATctaaacaataacaacaacaataacaacaataataacaattcaGAAAAGACAACAGTGCCTCCTTGTGCCCGAGTTGCTCCGAACAATCACGAAGATGTCCGACATACCACTTCAGATTTCTTGGACATAAGGAATGTTGTTCGCTCAGAagtgaaaagtaaacaaactaCAAGTAAACTAGAAGCAGATCACGATTCTTGTTGCGGAATGAAGAGAAAGAGGTACGCACGATCGCGATGTCGGAATCGCAGCCCGTCGTGCGTACAGCGATTGCGACGACATCGACGAATGAAGGCGAACGACAGAGAAAGGAACAGAATGCACAGCCTCAACGAAGCCCTCGACGGTCTTCGAGAAGTGCTACCGAAATTTCCCGATGAGACGAAGCTTACTAAAATAGAAACATTGAGATTTGCTCATAATTACATTTGGGCTTTGACAGAAATGTTGAAGATGGTGGACGATCAACAACAAACCTGTACTCTTGCTTCAGAAGTGACGAGTCCGGTCGCAAATAACCCAGCATGCCTTGTGAATTCGTCACTTCCGCTTAGCGCTCACGGTCTTCACATACCACCGACACCACCGACAACTGTTGCTGTTGTTACTCCTCCACACAGAGCATCGTGTCAGCAAATGGCAGCAACCTTCGCTACGCCACCATTTTGGAAATCGACAGAATTGGAAAATTTAACTTATTCCCATAGAAAGGCCTTTGGTTTCGACCAACGTCCGTTGTTAGCACAGCACTTTGCTGGATCAAGTTGCCTATATTCCAGTAAATCCTCTTTCTATTAG